In the genome of Marispirochaeta sp., one region contains:
- a CDS encoding sugar ABC transporter substrate-binding protein: MMKKGLSALFLFCLIMVPLALAGGSQDAAQADGKVPITYSYWGTPDEGEAVQGVADTFNAGQDRIEVEIMSIPHDTYVTKLNTLATARSLPDCGIMNEAGVLQFAENGLLADVSGMYGSGDSKPLESITFKYEGKPVAYSAANEILVLYYNKDMFDAAGVEYPPVSAENAWTWDEFVDTAKLLTLDADGNNAKSPAFDPMNIVQYGCMVENLTWQLEVWCLSNGSGFYSKDGSSVSINRPAAVEAIQKIADLHLVHKVAPLSAGLSDDGVQRSLIAGTCAMTTNGAWNVGTCLASAREEGLNYGVAVLPYMKEKVTICTGGPNVVFSQSENPGEAMDWVKWYSREENSWALIEAGIWMPVLEKWYTDEDLIRKWIDNPNFPPYEEYKPAVVDYAREYSRSTAWYYVNNTVDFNTLLGSLLGDVWTGAKTAEEAIDDGYTSLVAAFRGDG; this comes from the coding sequence ATGATGAAGAAAGGACTATCTGCGCTTTTTCTGTTCTGCCTGATCATGGTCCCCCTGGCGTTGGCAGGCGGCTCACAGGATGCGGCACAGGCTGACGGGAAGGTCCCGATTACCTATTCCTACTGGGGGACCCCTGACGAGGGAGAGGCGGTTCAGGGCGTTGCCGACACGTTCAACGCCGGCCAGGACCGGATTGAAGTCGAGATCATGTCCATACCCCACGACACCTATGTAACCAAACTCAACACCCTGGCCACCGCCCGTTCCCTGCCGGATTGCGGCATCATGAACGAAGCAGGGGTACTGCAGTTTGCGGAGAACGGACTGCTTGCAGATGTTTCCGGTATGTACGGATCGGGTGACTCCAAGCCCCTGGAGAGCATAACCTTCAAGTATGAGGGAAAACCGGTGGCCTATTCTGCGGCGAATGAAATTCTTGTTCTGTACTACAACAAGGACATGTTCGATGCCGCGGGGGTGGAGTATCCCCCCGTCAGCGCGGAAAACGCCTGGACCTGGGATGAATTTGTGGATACTGCAAAACTCCTGACCCTGGATGCCGACGGCAACAACGCCAAATCTCCCGCTTTTGATCCCATGAATATCGTGCAGTACGGCTGCATGGTGGAGAATCTGACCTGGCAGCTCGAGGTCTGGTGCCTCAGCAACGGCAGCGGATTTTACAGTAAGGACGGATCTTCGGTAAGTATAAACAGGCCCGCCGCGGTCGAGGCAATCCAGAAGATAGCGGACCTGCACCTGGTTCACAAGGTGGCTCCCCTGTCCGCGGGCCTTTCCGATGACGGTGTGCAGCGTTCCCTTATCGCCGGCACCTGCGCCATGACAACAAACGGCGCATGGAACGTGGGTACCTGTCTTGCCTCCGCCCGGGAAGAGGGCCTCAATTACGGTGTAGCCGTTCTGCCCTACATGAAGGAGAAGGTCACAATCTGTACCGGCGGCCCGAACGTAGTCTTCAGCCAGTCCGAGAACCCCGGGGAGGCCATGGACTGGGTAAAATGGTATTCCAGGGAAGAAAACAGCTGGGCCCTGATAGAAGCGGGTATCTGGATGCCGGTTCTTGAAAAATGGTACACCGATGAAGATCTCATACGAAAATGGATAGATAACCCGAACTTTCCTCCCTACGAGGAGTATAAACCCGCGGTTGTTGACTATGCGCGGGAGTATTCCAGATCGACGGCATGGTATTATGTAAACAACACCGTCGATTTCAACACCCTCCTTGGCTCCTTGCTGGGAGATGTCTGGACCGGGGCAAAGACGGCGGAAGAAGCCATTGACGATGGATATACGAGCCTGGTCGCTGCCTTCAGGGGAGACGGCTGA
- a CDS encoding beta-L-arabinofuranosidase domain-containing protein: MQKGYRPLGHNRVEITDPLFGHYVNMIAEKVLPYQWNILNDRIEGTERSHCLANFRIVAGEMDGEFYGAVFQDSDVYKWLEAVSYSIESGKGSAFVPLAEEAIDLIIRAQQPDGYLNTYYTLVEPRKRWSNLREGHELYCAGYLIGAAVAYFNATGSKKLLNAAIRFADLISDTFGPGREQIHGYPGHQEIELALIRLYRVTQDPRYLETARYFIHQRGREPNYFIQELNQNQNTGIFPELDDFDLKYAQAHMPPVEQRSIEGHAVRAIYMCAAMADLARECDDTELAEASLALWKSVTEKRMFITGGIGSSGFLERFTTDYDLPNGSAYCETCASVGLMMFGQRMAALSSDASFYDAVEKALYNTVLAGISADGLRYFYVNPLEVWPEICLPYSSMAHVKPVRQQWFSVACCPTNVARTLASLGQYIYAEDEGTLCIHQFISSRAEYQGGQRPVRISMEADIVHRGTVRISSDGPVNLRIRVPSYAENPAFRVDGKVCEPEIRNSYALIDLETPGEILMDLHIAPRWVAASDRVRVNAGKTALMLGPFVYCLEEADNGDNLASFALAPDIEVRRGESLSSLPGALPKLEYPGFRFSSGVGSLYGSPNFTLGETSITAVPYCLWCNRTPGEMLVWQKQRL, translated from the coding sequence ATGCAGAAAGGATACCGGCCGCTGGGTCATAACAGAGTTGAGATCACCGATCCTCTTTTCGGACACTACGTCAATATGATTGCGGAAAAGGTTCTGCCGTATCAGTGGAATATATTAAACGACCGCATTGAGGGTACCGAGCGCTCCCATTGTCTTGCAAATTTCCGGATCGTCGCCGGAGAGATGGACGGAGAGTTTTACGGTGCGGTATTTCAGGACAGCGATGTATACAAGTGGCTTGAGGCGGTCTCCTACAGTATAGAGAGCGGAAAGGGAAGTGCTTTTGTTCCCCTGGCAGAGGAGGCGATCGACCTGATCATCCGGGCACAGCAGCCCGACGGGTACCTGAATACATATTACACTCTTGTTGAACCCCGGAAGCGCTGGTCCAACCTGCGGGAAGGTCACGAACTGTACTGTGCGGGCTATCTGATCGGGGCTGCGGTGGCTTATTTCAACGCCACGGGTTCGAAAAAGCTTCTGAATGCAGCAATCCGTTTCGCCGACCTGATTTCGGACACCTTCGGTCCGGGGAGGGAGCAGATTCACGGCTATCCCGGCCATCAGGAGATCGAACTGGCTCTTATCCGTTTGTATCGTGTTACGCAGGATCCCCGGTATCTTGAGACTGCCAGATACTTTATTCATCAGCGGGGAAGGGAACCGAACTATTTTATCCAGGAGCTGAATCAGAACCAGAATACGGGTATTTTTCCGGAGCTCGATGATTTCGATCTTAAATACGCCCAGGCCCATATGCCGCCGGTAGAGCAGCGCAGTATAGAAGGTCACGCGGTTCGGGCCATATACATGTGCGCCGCCATGGCGGACCTTGCCCGGGAGTGCGATGATACGGAGCTCGCGGAAGCGTCCCTGGCTTTGTGGAAAAGTGTTACGGAAAAAAGGATGTTCATTACCGGCGGGATCGGCTCATCAGGTTTTTTAGAGCGCTTTACAACGGATTATGATCTTCCCAACGGCAGCGCCTACTGCGAAACCTGTGCCTCCGTGGGACTGATGATGTTTGGGCAGAGGATGGCCGCCCTTAGCAGCGATGCCTCCTTTTACGACGCAGTGGAGAAGGCGCTCTACAACACGGTTCTGGCGGGGATCAGTGCTGACGGACTCCGCTATTTTTACGTCAATCCCCTGGAGGTCTGGCCGGAAATCTGTTTGCCCTACTCATCCATGGCCCATGTAAAACCTGTACGCCAGCAATGGTTCAGCGTGGCCTGCTGTCCTACCAACGTGGCCCGGACCCTGGCCTCCCTGGGACAGTACATCTATGCCGAGGATGAGGGGACTCTCTGCATTCATCAGTTTATCTCCTCCCGGGCAGAGTATCAGGGTGGACAGCGGCCAGTGCGGATCAGCATGGAGGCGGACATTGTGCACCGTGGGACCGTTCGGATAAGCAGCGATGGACCGGTCAATCTTCGTATTCGTGTTCCCTCTTATGCCGAGAATCCCGCGTTCCGGGTGGACGGGAAGGTCTGTGAGCCGGAAATCCGGAATTCCTATGCCCTCATTGATCTCGAGACACCCGGTGAGATCCTGATGGACCTGCATATCGCTCCCCGGTGGGTAGCCGCCAGTGACAGGGTGCGGGTGAATGCCGGAAAAACCGCCCTTATGCTGGGCCCCTTTGTCTATTGTCTGGAAGAGGCGGATAACGGCGATAACCTGGCCTCCTTTGCGCTTGCTCCCGATATTGAGGTCCGCCGTGGGGAGAGCCTGAGCAGTCTGCCGGGGGCCTTGCCGAAGCTCGAATACCCGGGCTTCCGGTTCTCAAGCGGGGTGGGGTCCTTGTACGGAAGCCCCAACTTCACCCTGGGAGAGACCTCGATAACGGCGGTTCCCTATTGCCTGTGGTGCAACAGGACTCCGGGAGAAATGCTGGTCTGGCAGAAACAGAGGCTGTAA
- a CDS encoding LacI family DNA-binding transcriptional regulator: MATIREIADCAEVSIATVSKVLNGLPGVSRETQDTVMAAAKRLKYRPNLNARNLKMGMSRTLGIIAEDLTVFNTPGIVDGIGVCCDTRNYHYILGNLRFNKRFHHDPGYGKEKTELVMDMMDEMLSKQVDGILYIGCHSHIVAPVSEQKETRFVCAYCFSEDPNIPAVNYDDREAARKVAELLISKGHRKIGIIAGPKDSFHTNNRLLGFQEALYEKNIPYNPHLTRYGDWERDQGFANAPSLLAEGVTAIFTQNDLMAMGVIDYCNQNGIEVGKNLALIGFDDREIASVCRPSLSSVSLPLFEIGHTAADIMLDMIEKDRKPESHEILLGCSIVERESTSP; encoded by the coding sequence ATGGCAACAATCAGAGAGATCGCCGACTGCGCGGAGGTTTCCATCGCCACCGTCTCCAAGGTTTTGAACGGTCTGCCCGGGGTGAGCCGTGAGACCCAGGATACAGTAATGGCGGCGGCAAAGCGGCTGAAATACAGACCTAATCTGAACGCCCGGAATCTGAAGATGGGCATGAGCCGCACCCTGGGTATCATTGCCGAGGATCTGACGGTATTTAACACCCCCGGTATAGTGGACGGTATCGGCGTCTGCTGCGATACCCGGAACTATCACTACATTCTGGGCAACCTGCGCTTCAACAAACGTTTCCATCACGATCCGGGCTACGGTAAAGAGAAAACCGAACTGGTTATGGACATGATGGACGAGATGCTCTCCAAACAGGTGGACGGCATTCTCTACATCGGATGCCACAGCCACATAGTCGCACCGGTATCCGAACAGAAGGAAACCCGCTTTGTCTGTGCCTACTGTTTCAGCGAAGATCCGAACATCCCCGCCGTCAACTACGATGACCGGGAGGCAGCACGGAAGGTCGCAGAACTACTGATCAGCAAAGGGCACCGGAAAATCGGAATCATCGCCGGTCCCAAGGACTCCTTCCACACCAACAATCGCCTTCTTGGTTTCCAGGAGGCCCTTTACGAGAAGAATATCCCCTACAATCCCCACCTGACCCGTTATGGTGACTGGGAACGGGACCAGGGCTTTGCCAACGCCCCCTCACTGCTGGCGGAAGGAGTCACCGCCATCTTTACCCAGAACGACCTTATGGCCATGGGAGTCATAGACTACTGCAACCAGAACGGGATAGAGGTGGGAAAGAACCTGGCCCTCATCGGCTTTGACGACCGGGAAATCGCTTCGGTCTGCCGACCGAGCCTTTCGTCAGTCTCGCTGCCCCTTTTCGAGATAGGACACACCGCGGCGGACATTATGCTGGATATGATCGAGAAGGACAGAAAGCCCGAGAGTCACGAGATCCTCCTCGGCTGCAGTATTGTGGAACGGGAATCGACCTCTCCCTGA
- a CDS encoding aspartate dehydrogenase domain-containing protein encodes MNTSKKIAILGCGKLSGIVVHALNSGLLPEYRIVGLLSKSKNSAEKLAQQLRGGNSDCRVRENQEELFSLNPDYIIEAASPAAMKNIALPALRRGISIISLSIGALADRSFYEEVRRTAAENNAKVHLVSGAIGGFDVLRTASLMGPCKASISTEKGPDSLKGTEVYSDSLHKERRRVFSGNAVQAIELFPTKVNVAVAASLASVGPENIEVSVTSTPEYLGDDHRIEISNSQVRAVIDVYSETAEIAGWSIVNTLHNLASPIVF; translated from the coding sequence ATGAACACCTCCAAAAAAATTGCCATCCTGGGATGCGGAAAGCTCTCGGGGATTGTCGTGCATGCCCTGAACAGCGGACTCCTGCCGGAATACCGGATAGTCGGCCTACTATCAAAATCAAAAAACAGCGCGGAAAAGTTGGCGCAGCAGCTGCGCGGAGGAAACAGCGATTGCAGGGTCCGCGAAAATCAGGAGGAACTTTTTTCCCTCAACCCGGATTATATCATCGAGGCTGCATCCCCCGCCGCAATGAAGAATATAGCCCTTCCGGCCCTCAGACGGGGAATATCGATCATAAGCCTCTCAATCGGAGCCCTGGCGGACAGGAGCTTTTATGAAGAAGTTCGCAGAACAGCAGCAGAGAACAATGCAAAGGTGCATCTGGTCTCCGGTGCCATCGGAGGCTTCGATGTTCTGCGCACGGCTTCTCTGATGGGCCCCTGCAAGGCTTCCATTTCGACGGAAAAAGGTCCCGATTCCCTGAAGGGAACGGAGGTTTATTCTGATTCCCTGCACAAGGAAAGGCGCCGCGTCTTTTCCGGGAATGCGGTCCAGGCCATAGAGCTGTTTCCCACCAAGGTAAACGTGGCAGTCGCCGCTTCCCTGGCCTCCGTGGGACCCGAAAACATTGAGGTTTCGGTTACCTCCACCCCGGAGTACCTGGGGGACGATCACCGTATAGAGATATCAAATAGCCAGGTGCGGGCGGTAATCGACGTCTACAGCGAGACCGCGGAAATCGCCGGATGGAGCATCGTCAACACTCTGCACAACCTGGCCTCCCCCATCGTTTTTTAG
- a CDS encoding NAD(P)-dependent oxidoreductase codes for MFKKLVAIEPVSLTPSAEEELKNYAQEIIQYPDIPTDDDEIARRIGDADAVLLSYTSRLNAAALEQCPAVSYIGMCCSLYSEESANVDIRYARQRGITVTGIRDYGDEGVVEYVVSELVRCFHGFGENKDGSPAKPWSGVPREITGLKAGIIGLGKSGGMIADAMAFFGAEVSYFARSEKPAAAEKGYRFLPLRDLLSENEVLFACLNRNTVLLHEEEFSALGNKKILFNTGLSPAWDEEPFSRWIDGENRCYCDTLGALGDPRFLDHPNVFCVQVSTGRTMQAFDRLSEKVLANIQDYLNKNA; via the coding sequence ATGTTCAAGAAACTGGTGGCAATCGAACCTGTAAGCCTGACACCCTCTGCCGAGGAGGAGCTTAAGAACTACGCACAAGAGATTATCCAGTATCCCGATATCCCCACCGATGATGACGAAATCGCGCGACGCATCGGGGATGCCGACGCGGTTCTTCTGAGTTATACCTCCCGGTTGAACGCCGCGGCCCTGGAGCAGTGCCCGGCGGTCAGCTACATTGGTATGTGTTGTTCTCTTTATTCCGAGGAGAGCGCCAACGTCGATATCCGCTATGCCCGTCAGCGGGGTATAACCGTTACCGGCATACGGGACTACGGCGACGAGGGGGTTGTGGAATACGTTGTAAGCGAGCTGGTCCGCTGTTTCCACGGCTTCGGTGAAAACAAGGACGGCAGCCCTGCAAAACCCTGGAGCGGAGTGCCCCGTGAGATTACCGGACTTAAAGCGGGCATTATCGGCCTTGGAAAATCCGGCGGCATGATCGCCGATGCCATGGCTTTTTTCGGCGCGGAGGTCTCTTATTTTGCCCGCAGTGAAAAACCTGCTGCTGCAGAAAAGGGCTACCGCTTTCTGCCCTTGCGGGATCTGCTGTCGGAAAACGAGGTGCTCTTTGCCTGCCTGAACAGAAACACCGTGCTCCTGCATGAGGAGGAGTTTTCCGCCCTGGGAAACAAAAAAATCCTGTTTAATACAGGGCTTTCCCCCGCCTGGGACGAGGAACCCTTTTCCCGCTGGATAGACGGGGAAAACCGCTGTTACTGCGATACCCTGGGGGCCCTAGGAGATCCCCGCTTTCTGGACCATCCCAACGTATTCTGCGTGCAGGTTTCCACCGGACGGACCATGCAGGCTTTCGACCGGCTGAGCGAAAAGGTCCTGGCGAATATACAGGACTATCTGAACAAAAACGCCTAA
- a CDS encoding type II toxin-antitoxin system RelE/ParE family toxin produces MIAQPIRIVIFQDPKNSKEPFAEWVSSIAGTDRARIFTRLDRVEQGNLGDYKSLGDNLFELRFTFGPGYRVYFGMEEKSLILLLAGGSKSTQDRDIKKARQYWDIYRREN; encoded by the coding sequence ATGATTGCTCAGCCTATAAGAATTGTTATCTTTCAGGATCCTAAAAATAGCAAGGAACCTTTTGCTGAGTGGGTTTCCAGTATTGCTGGAACCGATCGTGCACGTATCTTCACTCGTTTGGATCGAGTTGAACAAGGAAATCTGGGCGATTATAAATCGCTTGGTGATAATCTCTTTGAATTGCGGTTTACCTTCGGACCTGGATACCGTGTTTATTTTGGGATGGAAGAGAAAAGCCTTATCCTGCTGCTTGCAGGCGGGTCAAAAAGTACACAGGACAGGGACATCAAGAAGGCACGCCAGTATTGGGATATTTACAGAAGGGAGAATTAG
- a CDS encoding addiction module antidote protein translates to MREYRNFVKDVVKDSNESSLYLEAALEEYEHDGNLSAFLKAIRTVVDAQGGMTILAEKTELNRQHLYRSLSETGNPTIRTLNAVLLALGLKLSIQKAS, encoded by the coding sequence ATGCGAGAATATAGGAACTTTGTCAAAGATGTTGTAAAAGACTCAAACGAATCTTCGCTCTACCTGGAAGCAGCATTAGAAGAATATGAACACGATGGCAATCTGTCTGCTTTTCTTAAGGCCATACGTACAGTCGTCGATGCTCAAGGCGGCATGACTATTCTTGCTGAAAAAACTGAATTAAATCGTCAGCACCTTTATCGTTCTTTATCAGAAACTGGCAATCCCACTATCCGTACCTTAAATGCTGTTCTTCTTGCGCTTGGTTTAAAGCTAAGTATTCAGAAAGCGTCGTAA
- the ltrA gene encoding group II intron reverse transcriptase/maturase, producing MDKAKSYEISRHTVLEAFQRVKANKGKAGIDNESLDAFETDLKNNLYKIWNRMSSGSYFPPAVKAVEIPKKQGGNRVLGVPTVSDRVAQMVAKIYFEPEVEPHFHKDSYGYRPGKSAINAVAVTRERCWRYNWVLEYDIKGLFDNIDHDLLMKAVRKHTDIPWVILYIERWLKAPFQKADGTVVKRTKGTPQGGVISPVLANLFLHYAFDMWMDRTHPDKPFTRYADDGVVHCRNLQAAEELYKSLRERFEECKLEIHPEKSKIVYCKDDDRKERYEHTSFDFLGYTFRPRRSKNRYGKHFINFTPAVSNKAKKAMRQTVRGWRMHLKNEKSLEDLSRMFNPVIRGWMQYYGRFYKSEMYSVLRHVDRALVKWVRRKFKKLRHQRRATHWLGSIAKRDAKLFHHWHVWKIRPAAG from the coding sequence ATGGACAAAGCAAAGTCGTACGAGATATCCAGGCACACGGTGCTGGAGGCATTTCAACGAGTAAAAGCGAATAAGGGGAAGGCTGGTATAGACAATGAGAGCCTTGATGCATTTGAAACCGATCTGAAGAATAACCTATACAAGATTTGGAATCGGATGTCATCGGGAAGCTATTTTCCCCCGGCCGTGAAAGCAGTGGAGATACCCAAGAAGCAGGGCGGAAATCGAGTGTTGGGAGTACCGACAGTGTCGGATCGAGTGGCGCAGATGGTCGCAAAGATCTACTTTGAACCGGAAGTTGAACCGCATTTCCATAAAGATTCTTATGGATACAGGCCAGGAAAATCGGCAATTAACGCGGTGGCAGTTACGAGAGAACGATGCTGGAGGTATAACTGGGTGCTGGAGTATGATATCAAGGGCTTGTTTGACAACATTGACCATGACCTGCTGATGAAAGCAGTAAGGAAGCATACGGACATCCCCTGGGTGATACTCTATATTGAGAGGTGGCTTAAAGCACCATTCCAGAAGGCTGATGGAACAGTAGTAAAGCGGACAAAAGGCACTCCCCAAGGGGGTGTTATCAGTCCTGTTCTGGCAAACCTGTTTCTCCATTATGCTTTTGACATGTGGATGGATAGAACCCACCCGGACAAGCCGTTTACCCGCTACGCTGATGATGGTGTTGTGCACTGCAGAAACCTGCAAGCTGCGGAAGAACTGTACAAAAGCTTGAGAGAACGGTTTGAGGAATGCAAACTGGAGATACACCCGGAGAAAAGCAAGATCGTCTATTGTAAAGATGATGATCGAAAAGAAAGGTATGAGCATACATCGTTTGATTTTCTGGGGTATACATTCCGTCCAAGAAGATCCAAAAATCGGTATGGAAAGCACTTTATCAACTTTACACCCGCAGTGAGTAACAAGGCAAAGAAAGCAATGAGACAGACCGTCAGGGGTTGGAGAATGCACTTAAAGAATGAAAAATCCCTGGAAGATTTGTCGAGGATGTTCAATCCTGTAATACGGGGATGGATGCAGTATTACGGACGCTTTTACAAATCGGAGATGTACTCGGTATTAAGACATGTTGACCGGGCATTAGTAAAATGGGTCAGACGGAAGTTCAAGAAACTAAGACATCAAAGACGAGCAACCCATTGGCTTGGAAGCATCGCCAAAAGAGATGCAAAATTATTTCACCATTGGCATGTGTGGAAGATTCGACCAGCGGCTGGATAA
- the ltrA gene encoding group II intron reverse transcriptase/maturase gives MEQTKPYSISKRELWDAYQLVWKNGGAAGVDGMTLEGMRDRERDLMYKLWNRMSSGSYFPEAVRRVDIPKKGGGLRPLGIPTVLDRVAQMTAKRYLEPILEPLFHPDSYGYRPNKSAHQAVAITRKRCWKYSWVIDVDIKGFFDTIDHELLLKAVRHHAVPSWVVLYIERWLKAPAVREDGTVIERKVGTPQGGVISPLLANLFLHYVFDEWMKRNHTTNPFARYADDGAPRRQQFAERRNCHV, from the coding sequence TTGGAACAGACAAAGCCATACAGCATCTCAAAGCGCGAGCTATGGGATGCGTATCAGCTGGTATGGAAAAATGGGGGAGCCGCAGGAGTTGACGGAATGACGCTGGAGGGCATGAGAGACCGGGAACGGGACCTTATGTACAAGCTCTGGAACAGGATGTCATCCGGCAGTTACTTCCCGGAAGCCGTCCGGCGGGTGGACATACCCAAGAAAGGAGGCGGATTGCGACCGTTGGGCATCCCGACGGTCCTGGATCGTGTCGCACAAATGACAGCGAAACGCTATCTTGAACCGATTCTTGAACCATTGTTTCATCCTGATTCCTATGGATACCGGCCGAACAAATCGGCCCATCAGGCAGTAGCGATAACCCGGAAGCGGTGTTGGAAGTACTCGTGGGTCATTGATGTGGACATCAAGGGCTTTTTCGACACCATTGATCATGAGCTGTTACTAAAGGCGGTGAGGCATCATGCTGTGCCAAGTTGGGTTGTGCTTTACATTGAGCGTTGGCTAAAAGCACCGGCGGTAAGGGAAGACGGCACAGTCATTGAACGGAAGGTTGGTACTCCGCAGGGGGGCGTAATCAGTCCGTTGTTGGCAAATCTGTTTCTGCATTATGTGTTTGACGAATGGATGAAGCGTAATCATACAACGAACCCATTTGCACGGTATGCGGATGATGGTGCGCCAAGAAGACAGCAATTCGCCGAAAGGAGGAACTGTCATGTTTAA